A section of the Streptomyces sp. SCL15-4 genome encodes:
- the secA gene encoding preprotein translocase subunit SecA, with product MSVLSKIMRAGEGKILRKLHRIADQVNSIEEDFVDLSDAELRALTEEYKQRYADGETLDDLLPEAFATVREAAKRVLGQRHYDVQMMGGAALHLGYVAEMKTGEGKTLVGTLPAYLNALSGDGVHLITVNDYLAERDSEMMGRVHKFLGLSVGCILANMTPAQRREQYACDITYGTNNEFGFDYLRDNMAWSKDELVQRGHNFAIVDEVDSILIDEARTPLIISGPADQATKWYGDFAKLVTRLKRGEAGNPLKGMEETGDYDVDEKKRTVAIHESGVSKVEDWLGIDNLYESVNTPLVGYLNNAIKAKELFKRDKDYVVIDGEVMIVDEHTGRILAGRRYNEGMHQAIEAKEGVEIKDENQTLATITLQNFFRLYKKLSGMTGTAMTEAAEFHQIYKLGVVPIPTNKPMVRKDQSDLIYRTEVAKFEAVVDDIAEKNEKGQPILVGTTSVEKSEYLSQQLSKRGIQHEVLNAKHHEREAQIVAQAGRKGAVTVATNMAGRGTDIKLGGNPEDLAEAELRQRGLDPEEHIEEWAAALPAALKKAEQAVKAEKEEVEALGGLYVLGTERHESRRIDNQLRGRSGRQGDPGESRFYLSLGDDLMRLFKAQMVERVMSMANVPDDVPIENKMVTRAIASAQAQVETQNFETRKNVLKYDEVLNRQREVIYGERRRVLEGEDLHEQIRHFMDDTIEAYVHAETSEGFPEDWDLDRLWGAFRQLYPVKVTVEELEEAAGDRAGLTAEFITESIKEDIHEQYEAREAQLGSEIMRELERRVVLSVLDRKWREHLYEMDYLQEGIGLRAMAQKDPLVEYQREGFDMFTAMMDGIKEESVGYLFNLEVQVEQQVEEVPVEAQPAGEGVQDTVPAQAGGRPEIRAKGLDVPQRRELHFSAPTVDGEGGIVERDLEDEEPVRSESDGLTRAERRRQAKGGRRRKK from the coding sequence AGCGCGTCCTCGGCCAGCGTCACTACGACGTGCAGATGATGGGCGGCGCCGCGCTCCACCTCGGCTATGTGGCCGAGATGAAGACCGGTGAGGGCAAGACCCTCGTCGGCACCCTGCCCGCGTATCTGAACGCCCTGTCCGGGGACGGCGTCCACCTCATCACGGTCAACGACTACCTGGCCGAGCGCGACTCCGAGATGATGGGCCGCGTCCACAAGTTCCTGGGCCTGAGCGTCGGCTGCATCCTCGCCAACATGACGCCGGCACAGCGCCGCGAGCAGTACGCGTGCGACATCACCTACGGCACGAACAACGAGTTCGGCTTCGACTACCTGCGCGACAACATGGCGTGGTCGAAGGACGAGCTGGTGCAGCGCGGCCACAACTTCGCCATCGTGGACGAGGTCGACTCCATCCTCATCGACGAGGCCCGCACCCCGCTCATCATCTCCGGCCCGGCCGACCAGGCCACCAAGTGGTACGGCGACTTCGCCAAACTGGTCACCCGCCTCAAGCGCGGCGAGGCCGGCAACCCGCTCAAGGGCATGGAGGAGACCGGCGACTACGACGTCGACGAGAAGAAGCGCACGGTCGCCATCCACGAGTCCGGCGTCAGCAAGGTCGAGGACTGGCTGGGCATCGACAACCTCTACGAGTCGGTGAACACCCCGCTCGTGGGTTACCTGAACAACGCCATCAAGGCCAAGGAACTGTTCAAGCGCGACAAGGACTACGTCGTCATCGACGGCGAAGTCATGATCGTCGACGAGCACACCGGCCGTATCCTCGCCGGCCGCCGCTACAACGAGGGCATGCACCAGGCGATCGAGGCGAAGGAAGGGGTGGAGATCAAGGACGAGAACCAGACGCTCGCCACGATCACCCTGCAGAACTTCTTCCGTCTCTACAAGAAGCTGTCCGGCATGACCGGTACGGCGATGACCGAGGCCGCCGAGTTCCACCAGATCTACAAGCTCGGTGTGGTCCCGATCCCGACCAACAAGCCGATGGTCCGCAAGGACCAGTCGGACCTGATCTACCGCACCGAGGTGGCCAAGTTCGAGGCGGTCGTCGACGACATCGCCGAGAAGAACGAGAAGGGCCAGCCGATCCTCGTCGGCACGACCTCCGTCGAGAAGTCGGAGTACCTCTCGCAGCAGCTCAGCAAGCGCGGCATCCAGCACGAGGTGCTGAACGCCAAGCACCACGAGCGCGAGGCGCAGATTGTGGCCCAGGCGGGCCGCAAGGGCGCGGTGACGGTGGCCACCAACATGGCCGGCCGTGGTACGGACATCAAGCTCGGCGGCAACCCCGAGGACCTCGCCGAGGCGGAGCTGCGCCAGCGCGGCCTCGATCCCGAGGAGCACATCGAGGAGTGGGCCGCGGCCCTGCCCGCCGCCCTGAAGAAGGCCGAGCAGGCCGTCAAGGCGGAGAAGGAGGAGGTCGAGGCGCTCGGCGGCCTCTACGTCCTCGGTACCGAGCGGCACGAGTCGCGGCGCATCGACAACCAGCTGCGCGGCCGTTCCGGCCGTCAGGGCGACCCGGGCGAGTCCCGCTTCTACCTCTCGCTGGGCGACGACCTGATGCGCCTGTTCAAGGCCCAGATGGTCGAGCGCGTGATGTCCATGGCGAACGTGCCGGACGACGTGCCGATCGAGAACAAGATGGTCACCCGCGCGATCGCGTCCGCTCAGGCCCAGGTCGAGACGCAGAACTTCGAGACCCGCAAGAACGTCCTGAAGTACGACGAGGTGCTCAACCGGCAGCGCGAGGTCATCTACGGCGAGCGCCGCCGCGTCCTGGAGGGCGAGGACCTGCACGAGCAGATCCGCCACTTCATGGACGACACGATCGAGGCGTACGTCCACGCGGAGACCTCCGAGGGCTTCCCCGAGGACTGGGACCTGGACCGGCTGTGGGGCGCGTTCCGGCAGCTGTACCCGGTGAAGGTCACCGTCGAGGAGCTGGAGGAGGCGGCCGGCGACCGCGCCGGTCTGACCGCCGAGTTCATCACCGAGTCCATCAAGGAAGACATCCACGAGCAGTACGAGGCCCGCGAGGCGCAGCTCGGCTCCGAGATCATGCGGGAGCTGGAGCGCCGGGTCGTGCTGTCGGTCCTGGACCGCAAGTGGCGCGAGCACCTCTACGAGATGGACTACCTCCAGGAGGGCATCGGTCTGCGCGCGATGGCGCAGAAGGACCCGCTGGTCGAGTACCAGCGCGAGGGCTTCGACATGTTCACCGCGATGATGGACGGCATCAAGGAGGAGTCCGTCGGCTACCTGTTCAACCTGGAGGTCCAGGTCGAGCAGCAGGTCGAGGAGGTCCCGGTCGAGGCGCAGCCGGCCGGTGAGGGCGTGCAGGACACGGTGCCGGCGCAGGCGGGCGGGCGTCCGGAGATCCGCGCCAAGGGGCTGGACGTCCCGCAGCGCCGGGAACTGCACTTCTCCGCGCCGACGGTCGACGGCGAGGGCGGCATCGTCGAGCGGGACCTGGAGGACGAGGAGCCGGTGCGCTCGGAGTCGGACGGGCTGACCCGGGCGGAGCGGCGGCGGCAGGCCAAAGGCGGCCGGCGTCGCAAGAAGTAG
- a CDS encoding Rv3235 family protein, translated as MNKVMSRAVQPRPRHRPPTRRDTRRPGGAPPRMPSRPAATRADRPRTAPETAPRQPRPTDLFADRLLAVLSGQRPVHWMLRHTAGHAYDDLARLAERSPLRTRGARPVVHDIGYYVAGEGTLEVFARIATGERLRAMAFRLERGRDLRWRCTAVETGPA; from the coding sequence ATGAACAAGGTCATGAGCCGTGCCGTCCAGCCCCGCCCGCGCCACCGTCCGCCGACCCGCCGGGACACCCGCCGTCCCGGCGGCGCCCCGCCCCGCATGCCGAGCCGCCCGGCGGCCACGCGCGCCGACAGGCCCCGTACGGCGCCGGAGACGGCCCCACGGCAGCCCCGCCCCACCGACCTCTTCGCCGACCGCCTGCTCGCCGTCCTCAGCGGCCAGCGGCCCGTCCACTGGATGCTCCGCCACACGGCGGGCCACGCCTACGACGATCTGGCCCGCCTCGCCGAACGCAGCCCCCTGCGCACCCGCGGCGCCCGCCCGGTCGTCCACGACATCGGCTACTACGTCGCCGGCGAGGGCACCCTGGAGGTCTTCGCCCGCATCGCCACCGGCGAACGCCTGCGCGCCATGGCCTTCCGCCTGGAACGAGGCCGGGACCTGCGCTGGCGCTGCACGGCGGTGGAAACAGGCCCCGCGTGA
- a CDS encoding DUF6912 family protein, with protein sequence MRVYVPLTLPALAEAHRTGGLGNAPFVAYAVTPALREWYLSEDIEELEYAALGRAALASLRLLAADPEAVRRRVVVAVDVPDGAASADPDRGLEPAALGEVTVRVSVPLAKAASVHVDAEDAEPDVAAAAQALKAADGGDDDARFVVDGADDHELLWYATQEIPNLVGQG encoded by the coding sequence ATGCGCGTCTACGTCCCCCTGACCCTCCCCGCTCTCGCCGAGGCGCACAGGACGGGCGGGCTGGGGAACGCCCCCTTCGTCGCGTACGCCGTCACGCCCGCCCTGCGCGAGTGGTACCTCTCCGAGGACATCGAGGAACTGGAGTACGCGGCGCTCGGCCGGGCCGCGCTGGCCTCCCTGCGGCTGCTGGCGGCGGACCCGGAGGCGGTACGGCGCCGGGTCGTGGTCGCGGTGGACGTGCCCGACGGTGCCGCGAGCGCCGACCCGGACCGCGGGCTGGAACCGGCAGCCCTCGGCGAGGTGACCGTGCGGGTCTCGGTGCCGCTGGCCAAGGCGGCCTCCGTGCACGTCGACGCCGAGGACGCGGAGCCGGACGTGGCCGCGGCGGCGCAGGCGCTGAAGGCGGCGGACGGCGGGGACGACGACGCCCGGTTCGTCGTGGACGGCGCGGACGACCACGAGCTGCTGTGGTACGCCACGCAGGAGATCCCCAACCTGGTCGGACAGGGCTGA
- a CDS encoding HAD family hydrolase — MGTHAVHIVWDWNGTLFHDIDAVIGATNAAFAELGLAPITLEQYRSLYCVPVPKFYERLLGRLPSDAEWELMDGTFHRHYTEHRVRCGLTEGARELLSGWRSDGHSQSLLSMYGHEELLPLVRGFGIEAHFLRVDGRTGPSGGSKAEHMVRHLQALAGVAEPERTVVIGDAVDDALAARHVGARAVLYSGGSHSRASLEGAGVPVVDTLAEAVAEARRTAA; from the coding sequence ATGGGGACGCACGCTGTGCACATCGTCTGGGACTGGAACGGAACCCTCTTCCACGACATCGACGCGGTCATCGGGGCGACGAACGCCGCCTTCGCCGAGCTGGGGCTCGCGCCGATCACACTGGAGCAGTACCGCTCGCTGTACTGCGTGCCGGTGCCGAAGTTCTACGAGCGGCTGCTCGGCCGGCTGCCGAGCGACGCCGAGTGGGAGCTGATGGACGGCACCTTCCACCGGCACTACACCGAGCACCGGGTGCGGTGCGGGCTGACCGAGGGGGCCAGGGAGCTGCTCTCCGGGTGGCGGTCGGACGGACACAGCCAGTCGCTGCTGAGCATGTACGGGCACGAGGAGCTGCTGCCGCTGGTGCGGGGCTTCGGCATCGAGGCGCACTTCCTGCGGGTCGACGGGCGCACCGGGCCGTCCGGCGGCAGCAAGGCCGAGCACATGGTGCGGCATCTGCAGGCGCTGGCGGGGGTGGCGGAGCCGGAGCGGACCGTGGTGATCGGGGACGCGGTGGACGACGCGCTCGCGGCACGGCACGTGGGGGCGCGGGCCGTGCTGTACAGCGGCGGATCGCACAGCCGGGCCAGTCTGGAAGGGGCCGGGGTGCCGGTGGTGGACACACTGGCCGAGGCGGTCGCGGAGGCGCGGAGGACAGCGGCCTGA
- a CDS encoding DJ-1/PfpI family protein, which produces MPTKILIVTGDAAESLEVFYPYQRLREEGYEVHIAAPTRKTLRFVVHDFEPGYDTYTEKPGYTWPADLAFAEVDPGAYAALVIPGGRAPEYLRNDAELRKILKAFFDADKPVAQICHGPLLTAAVDSLRGRRVTAYPALEPDMQAAGADFQDTEAVVDGTLVSSRAWPDHPAWMREFLKVLRATAPAN; this is translated from the coding sequence ATGCCCACGAAGATCCTCATCGTCACCGGAGACGCGGCGGAGTCCCTGGAGGTGTTCTACCCCTACCAGCGGCTGCGCGAGGAAGGCTACGAGGTCCACATCGCGGCCCCCACCCGCAAGACGCTCCGCTTCGTCGTCCACGACTTCGAACCCGGCTACGACACGTACACCGAGAAGCCCGGCTACACCTGGCCGGCCGACCTGGCGTTCGCCGAGGTCGACCCAGGTGCCTACGCGGCCCTGGTGATCCCCGGCGGGCGGGCGCCCGAGTATCTGCGCAACGACGCGGAACTGCGCAAGATCCTCAAGGCGTTCTTCGACGCGGACAAGCCCGTCGCCCAGATCTGCCACGGCCCGCTGCTCACCGCCGCGGTCGACTCCCTGCGGGGCCGCCGGGTGACGGCCTACCCGGCGCTGGAACCCGACATGCAGGCGGCCGGCGCGGACTTCCAGGACACCGAGGCGGTCGTCGACGGCACCCTGGTCTCCTCCCGCGCCTGGCCGGACCACCCGGCGTGGATGCGGGAGTTCCTGAAGGTACTGCGGGCGACCGCACCGGCAAACTGA